One window from the genome of Marinilabiliales bacterium encodes:
- a CDS encoding galactose mutarotase, translating to MILVSLMFSGGCGQAGSPNNEEVMKIEKRIFGQMPDGRDVHIFRLENSNGMVAEITNYGAIVTSLEVPDREGGLSDVVLGFESLDEYLGEHPYFGAVVGRYANRIAGARFELDGEEYRLAANDGNNHLHGGIRGFDKRVWDYEILDAEEGASKLLLTYLSPDGEEGYPGNLQVSVICELNDNNELRFEFRAETDKATPVNLAHHGYFNLNGGTGNVLDHELQINAGRYTGVNDELIPTGKLLPVDGGPMDFREMKPVGRDIDKVPGGYDHNYVLDGDEVVPVKAAVLYDPASGRQMEVHTTQPGVQLYTGNFLDGTITGKEGVVYDKYWGLCLETQHFPDSPNQPAFPNTILRPGEEYRHIAVYRFSVR from the coding sequence ATGATCCTCGTATCTTTGATGTTTTCTGGCGGATGCGGACAGGCGGGCAGCCCAAATAATGAAGAGGTAATGAAGATAGAAAAAAGAATTTTCGGCCAAATGCCTGATGGAAGAGATGTACATATATTCAGGCTTGAGAACAGTAACGGCATGGTTGCCGAAATCACCAATTATGGCGCTATTGTAACATCGCTCGAGGTACCCGACAGGGAAGGAGGACTTTCTGATGTTGTTCTCGGCTTCGAAAGCCTCGATGAATACCTTGGCGAACACCCCTATTTCGGTGCTGTTGTGGGCAGGTATGCCAACAGGATCGCCGGTGCGCGGTTCGAACTTGACGGAGAAGAATACCGGCTTGCTGCCAATGATGGCAACAACCACCTGCATGGCGGAATACGGGGATTTGACAAAAGGGTGTGGGATTATGAGATCCTTGATGCGGAGGAGGGAGCCTCAAAACTTCTTCTTACCTATCTGAGTCCGGATGGTGAGGAAGGGTATCCCGGCAACCTGCAGGTAAGCGTGATTTGCGAGCTCAATGACAACAATGAGCTGAGATTTGAGTTCAGGGCAGAAACAGACAAGGCTACGCCGGTCAACCTTGCCCATCATGGCTATTTTAACCTTAACGGCGGTACCGGTAACGTGCTTGATCATGAACTGCAGATAAATGCCGGCCGGTATACCGGGGTCAACGATGAGCTTATACCCACCGGGAAGTTGCTTCCGGTTGACGGTGGTCCCATGGACTTCAGGGAGATGAAGCCGGTAGGACGGGATATTGACAAAGTGCCCGGGGGTTATGATCACAATTACGTTCTTGACGGTGATGAGGTAGTGCCTGTTAAGGCGGCTGTGCTTTATGATCCGGCAAGCGGGCGCCAGATGGAGGTGCATACAACGCAGCCCGGCGTGCAGCTTTATACCGGAAATTTCCTTGACGGTACCATAACCGGCAAGGAAGGGGTGGTTTATGACAAGTATTGGGGGTTGTGCCTGGAAACCCAGCATTTTCCCGATTCTCCAAATCAGCCTGCATTTCCGAACACGATTCTTCGCCCGGGCGAAGAATACAGGCACATTGCTGTATACAGATTCTCGGTAAGATAA
- the uvrB gene encoding excinuclease ABC subunit UvrB produces the protein MEFSIVSGFVPTGDQPEAIRQLTKEIMNGTRCQTLLGVTGSGKTFTVANVIEKVQRPTLVLSHNKTLAAQLYTEFREFFPNNAVEYFVSYYDYYQPEAYIPVTDTYIEKDLSINDEIEKLRLSTTSSLLSGRRDVIVVSSVSCIYGIGNPDDFHSNTIRLEKGQVINRNQLLRRLVDSLYSRTADDFSHGKFRVKGDTVDVFPAYADFAYRIIFWGDEIEEISILDPLTGSDGEQKESVVVYPANIFVTTRDRMQQAIRNIQDDMVEQVIFFEDQGRKLEAERLKQKVEYDIEMIKELGYCSGIENYSRYFDGRAAGTRPFCLLDYFPEDFITIVDESHVTLPQIRAMHGGDYSRKKNLVDFGFRLPAAIDNRPLKFEEFEQVTGQIIFVSATPGDYELEKSEGIIVEQVIRPTGLPEPDVEVHPTPDQIDHLMGEINSRAAKNERVLVTTLTKRMAEELTRYLSNMNISCRYIHSDIDTLERVEIMEGLREGNFDVLIGVNLLREGLDLPEVSLVAILDADKEGFLRSARSLTQTAGRAARNINGKVIMYADTITRSMKQSIEETARRREKQLAYNRDNNITPAQIVKSSRTSLKKAGKYTDPEKFDIAADPVVRYMNSEELQKAIARTRSAMEKAAEELDFLTAARYRDELYELEKLIGNKKP, from the coding sequence ATGGAATTCTCGATCGTATCAGGATTTGTTCCTACCGGTGATCAGCCCGAAGCAATAAGACAGCTTACAAAAGAGATCATGAACGGTACCCGCTGCCAGACCCTGCTGGGTGTTACCGGCTCGGGCAAAACCTTCACAGTTGCCAACGTGATCGAAAAGGTGCAGCGCCCAACACTGGTACTCAGCCACAACAAGACCCTGGCAGCACAGCTGTATACCGAATTCAGGGAGTTCTTCCCAAATAATGCAGTCGAATATTTCGTCTCCTACTACGACTATTACCAGCCGGAGGCTTACATTCCGGTAACAGACACCTACATAGAGAAAGACCTGTCTATCAATGACGAGATCGAAAAGCTGAGACTCAGCACCACATCATCACTGCTTTCGGGAAGACGCGATGTAATAGTCGTATCATCAGTATCGTGTATTTACGGAATTGGCAATCCGGATGATTTTCACAGCAACACCATCAGGCTTGAAAAAGGGCAGGTAATTAATCGCAACCAGTTGCTGCGCAGACTGGTGGACAGTCTCTATTCGAGAACCGCAGATGATTTCAGCCATGGAAAATTCAGGGTAAAGGGCGACACGGTTGATGTCTTTCCGGCCTATGCCGACTTTGCATACCGGATCATATTCTGGGGAGATGAAATAGAGGAGATCAGCATCCTTGATCCGCTTACCGGATCGGATGGTGAACAGAAGGAGAGTGTAGTTGTTTACCCGGCGAATATATTCGTTACGACACGCGACAGGATGCAGCAGGCAATAAGGAATATCCAGGATGATATGGTTGAGCAGGTCATTTTCTTCGAGGACCAGGGGAGGAAGCTTGAGGCGGAAAGACTGAAACAAAAGGTTGAGTATGATATTGAAATGATAAAGGAACTGGGATATTGTTCAGGCATAGAGAACTACTCAAGGTACTTTGACGGCAGGGCAGCCGGTACCAGGCCCTTCTGCCTGCTTGATTATTTTCCGGAAGACTTCATCACCATAGTGGACGAAAGTCACGTCACACTGCCACAGATACGGGCAATGCACGGCGGAGATTACTCAAGGAAGAAAAACCTTGTGGATTTCGGTTTCCGGTTACCGGCAGCAATAGATAACAGGCCGCTAAAATTCGAGGAGTTCGAGCAGGTAACAGGCCAGATTATCTTTGTCAGCGCGACTCCCGGTGACTATGAACTTGAGAAGAGCGAAGGCATAATTGTTGAACAGGTGATCAGGCCGACCGGACTTCCGGAACCTGATGTGGAGGTGCATCCCACCCCTGATCAGATCGACCACCTGATGGGAGAGATTAACAGCAGGGCAGCGAAAAATGAAAGGGTACTGGTAACAACACTTACAAAGCGTATGGCCGAAGAACTTACCAGGTACCTGTCCAATATGAACATAAGCTGCAGGTATATACACTCAGATATCGATACGCTTGAGAGGGTCGAGATAATGGAAGGACTGAGAGAGGGGAACTTTGACGTTCTGATCGGGGTAAACCTCCTCAGGGAGGGTCTCGACCTGCCCGAAGTATCACTGGTGGCTATTTTGGATGCGGACAAGGAAGGTTTTCTCAGGTCAGCAAGATCGCTAACGCAGACGGCCGGAAGAGCTGCAAGGAACATCAACGGGAAAGTGATCATGTATGCAGACACCATTACCCGGTCGATGAAACAGAGCATCGAAGAGACCGCACGGCGAAGGGAAAAGCAGCTGGCATACAACAGGGATAATAATATTACCCCCGCGCAGATTGTAAAATCAAGCAGAACATCGCTGAAAAAGGCGGGGAAGTATACCGATCCCGAAAAATTTGATATTGCAGCCGACCCGGTAGTCCGCTACATGAACTCAGAAGAACTTCAGAAAGCAATTGCCAGGACACGCAGCGCCATGGAGAAAGCCGCTGAAGAGCTTGACTTCCTTACTGCTGCAAGATACAGGGATGAACTGTATGAGCTTGAAAAACTGATCGGAAATAAAAAACCCTGA
- a CDS encoding DUF1987 domain-containing protein, which produces MEKLIIQGEKKTPYISLDPGSRQLKFEGRSIPEDTISFYEPILKWMEQYVEAERKDTTDLHVNLEYFNTSTSRYLFGIFKKLEAYHNKGNPVLIHWYYEKDDFEMLESGEDYASILKIPFKMVPVEVEGDNLDQL; this is translated from the coding sequence ATGGAAAAACTAATCATCCAGGGCGAAAAGAAGACGCCATATATAAGCCTTGATCCCGGCAGCAGGCAGTTGAAATTTGAGGGCCGGTCAATTCCCGAAGACACAATCAGCTTCTACGAACCCATACTCAAATGGATGGAACAGTATGTTGAGGCAGAACGGAAAGACACAACTGACCTGCATGTGAACCTTGAGTATTTCAATACCAGTACATCCAGGTACCTGTTTGGAATATTCAAGAAACTTGAGGCATACCACAACAAGGGTAACCCTGTGCTGATACACTGGTATTATGAAAAGGATGATTTTGAAATGCTGGAATCCGGCGAGGATTACGCATCAATCCTGAAAATACCCTTCAAAATGGTGCCGGTTGAGGTTGAAGGAGACAACCTTGACCAACTTTAA
- a CDS encoding RNA polymerase sigma factor RpoD/SigA: MRQLKITKSITNRESASLDKYLQEIGREELITIEEEVDLAQRIRQGDKEALEKLTRANLRFVVSVAKQYQNQGLSLPDLINEGNLGLIKAAEKFDETRGFKFISYAVWWIRQSILQALAEQSRIVRLPLNQVGSLNKINKAFSKFEQEFERTPSPEELAEILELPKEKVSDTLRVSGRHLSVDAPFADGEENSLLDVLINNDSPNADRALLNESLGKEIERSLATLTERERDIVRYFFGIGVQDMTLEEIGERFGLTRERVRQIKEKAIRRLRHTSRSRLLKSYLG, encoded by the coding sequence ATGAGACAGCTAAAGATCACAAAATCAATTACCAACAGGGAGAGTGCTTCGCTTGACAAGTATCTGCAGGAGATTGGCAGGGAAGAGCTTATCACTATTGAAGAGGAGGTTGATCTTGCCCAGAGGATCAGGCAGGGCGATAAAGAGGCCCTGGAAAAGCTTACAAGGGCAAACCTGCGCTTCGTGGTTTCTGTTGCAAAACAGTATCAGAATCAAGGACTTAGCCTTCCCGATCTTATAAACGAGGGGAACCTTGGATTGATAAAGGCTGCCGAGAAGTTTGATGAGACCCGCGGGTTCAAGTTCATCTCTTATGCCGTATGGTGGATAAGGCAGTCAATTCTGCAGGCTCTTGCCGAGCAGTCACGTATTGTCCGTCTTCCCCTCAACCAGGTGGGCTCCCTTAACAAAATCAACAAGGCATTTTCAAAATTCGAACAGGAGTTTGAACGCACACCATCACCGGAAGAGCTTGCAGAAATTCTCGAGCTGCCAAAGGAGAAGGTTAGCGATACCCTAAGGGTGTCGGGCAGGCACCTGTCGGTTGATGCGCCCTTTGCCGACGGAGAGGAGAACTCCCTTCTCGACGTGCTGATAAACAATGATTCGCCTAATGCCGACAGGGCGTTGCTGAATGAATCACTTGGCAAGGAGATAGAACGTTCGCTGGCCACACTTACCGAAAGGGAAAGAGATATCGTAAGGTATTTCTTCGGTATCGGAGTACAGGACATGACACTTGAAGAGATAGGAGAAAGATTCGGACTTACCCGTGAGAGGGTCAGGCAGATCAAGGAGAAAGCTATCAGAAGGCTGCGCCATACCTCAAGAAGCAGGCTGCTGAAAAGCTATCTTGGCTGA
- a CDS encoding Do family serine endopeptidase encodes MKIKSIIINIFIAVIAALVAVIAYAKIAGPVTEVITYREDRPTWFTNLPDDFEADKFDFTYAAEKTVHGVVHVKVTSMRRQPQFQQRRQDPLHEWFFGPRQEREPEPVTGFGSGVIISEDGYIVTNYHVIENATAVEVVLNDRRSYEASIVGSDPNSDIALLKVEAEGLRYIEFGDSDDLRLGQWVLAVGNPMNLTSTVTAGIVSARGRTVGIFSNRDMPIESFIQTDAAVNRGNSGGALVNLRGELVGIPTLIMSPTGAFAGNSFAVPVSIVKKVVDDIIEFGEVQRAVLGIRMQELSSDLAREKGIDRLEGVYVDSILVNSAAEEAGLKEGDVILRIDNVTVNSPSELQEQVARYRPNDKINILVNRNNRTQQITATLRNLEGHTEIVRPQEAYLGARFREVPRDIRRELNIRGGVQITDLGPGKFMEAGMRETFIITSINNRPVNSPADIREILDGHTGGVLVEGVYPDGTVAYYALGL; translated from the coding sequence ATGAAGATCAAAAGCATTATAATAAACATATTTATAGCAGTGATAGCGGCCCTGGTCGCAGTAATAGCGTATGCAAAAATTGCCGGACCGGTAACTGAAGTGATTACCTACAGGGAAGACCGGCCCACATGGTTTACAAATCTCCCTGATGATTTTGAGGCCGATAAGTTTGACTTCACCTATGCCGCCGAGAAAACGGTTCACGGCGTGGTACATGTGAAAGTGACATCAATGAGGCGCCAGCCGCAGTTTCAGCAGCGCAGGCAGGATCCTTTACACGAATGGTTCTTCGGTCCCCGCCAGGAGCGTGAACCGGAGCCTGTAACAGGTTTCGGCTCGGGTGTGATCATATCTGAGGATGGTTATATTGTGACCAATTACCATGTGATTGAAAATGCGACGGCGGTTGAGGTCGTACTTAATGACCGCCGCAGTTACGAAGCATCGATAGTAGGCAGTGATCCTAACTCAGATATTGCCCTGCTGAAGGTTGAAGCCGAAGGGCTCCGTTATATAGAATTCGGCGATTCAGATGACCTTCGCCTCGGTCAGTGGGTGCTGGCGGTAGGAAACCCGATGAACCTTACCTCAACAGTGACAGCTGGCATAGTCAGTGCCAGGGGACGAACCGTTGGCATATTCAGTAACCGTGATATGCCAATAGAATCGTTCATACAGACAGATGCTGCCGTAAACAGGGGTAACAGTGGTGGTGCGCTGGTAAACCTCAGGGGCGAGCTGGTAGGTATCCCTACGCTCATCATGTCGCCAACGGGGGCGTTTGCCGGTAACTCTTTCGCCGTACCTGTAAGCATAGTGAAAAAGGTGGTGGACGATATCATTGAGTTTGGTGAAGTGCAGAGGGCCGTGCTGGGTATCAGAATGCAGGAACTTAGTTCCGATCTGGCCCGGGAGAAGGGTATAGACAGGCTTGAAGGGGTGTATGTAGACTCAATTCTGGTTAATAGTGCGGCAGAGGAAGCGGGACTGAAAGAGGGCGATGTAATATTGAGAATTGACAATGTCACTGTAAACAGTCCCTCCGAACTGCAGGAGCAGGTGGCGCGCTACCGCCCGAATGATAAAATAAATATTTTGGTAAATCGTAACAACAGAACGCAACAAATCACCGCCACTCTACGTAATCTAGAGGGCCATACGGAAATTGTGAGGCCGCAGGAGGCTTACCTGGGGGCAAGGTTCAGGGAGGTTCCCCGGGATATTAGGAGAGAGTTGAACATTCGCGGTGGTGTACAGATAACCGACCTCGGACCTGGTAAATTCATGGAGGCCGGTATGAGAGAAACCTTTATAATAACCTCCATAAACAACAGGCCGGTAAATTCGCCGGCCGACATCAGGGAAATACTGGATGGGCATACAGGAGGCGTTCTTGTTGAAGGTGTCTATCCGGATGGTACGGTTGCCTATTATGCATTGGGTCTTTAA
- a CDS encoding diaminopimelate epimerase, with protein MELKFSKYHGNGNDFIIIDNRSGRFPTEDEVLISRLCNRYFGIGGDGLILLEVREDYDFHMRYFNSDGREATMCGNGGRCLVHFANRLGLTGQDAHFSGIDGPHHARIGENELVHLRMQDVSGIEKVGNAFVLNTGSPHYVVFVADPDNCDVVAEGRKIRYSGNFGERGINVNFVGYDNNAIRVRTYERGVENETLSCGTGSVAAAICSRLDSDLPDHTVEVRSPGGSLEVSFRRKDRLSFTDIWLTGPAKQVFDGRTDTGHLPSL; from the coding sequence ATGGAGCTCAAATTCAGTAAATATCACGGCAACGGAAATGATTTCATTATTATTGACAACCGTTCAGGCAGATTTCCCACAGAGGATGAGGTATTAATCAGTAGATTGTGTAACAGGTACTTCGGGATTGGAGGAGACGGACTCATTCTGCTGGAAGTCCGCGAAGATTATGATTTCCACATGAGGTATTTTAATTCAGACGGCAGGGAAGCAACAATGTGCGGAAACGGCGGACGCTGCCTTGTGCATTTTGCAAACAGGCTTGGTCTTACAGGACAGGATGCACATTTCTCCGGAATTGACGGCCCCCACCATGCGAGGATCGGCGAGAATGAGCTCGTGCACCTGAGGATGCAGGATGTTTCCGGAATTGAAAAGGTGGGCAATGCATTTGTTCTGAACACAGGTTCGCCACACTATGTGGTTTTTGTGGCCGATCCAGATAATTGTGATGTTGTTGCTGAGGGCAGAAAAATACGTTACAGCGGAAATTTTGGCGAACGGGGCATCAATGTAAATTTTGTCGGGTACGATAACAATGCAATCCGGGTCAGGACCTATGAAAGAGGTGTTGAGAATGAGACACTCTCCTGCGGGACCGGATCGGTTGCAGCTGCCATCTGTTCAAGGCTTGACAGTGACCTGCCTGACCATACCGTGGAAGTCCGCTCCCCCGGAGGTTCTCTTGAAGTCAGCTTCAGACGGAAAGATCGGTTAAGTTTTACTGATATATGGCTTACAGGTCCCGCAAAACAGGTGTTCGACGGCAGGACCGATACCGGTCATCTCCCTTCCTTGTAA
- a CDS encoding class I SAM-dependent methyltransferase: MREFWEERYKNRDYVYGDKPNVFFKTFIDGVEPGRILLPAEGEGRNAVYAANKGWDVNAFDFSLNARNKALELARREGVSIEYLVADIEFHELGEEMYDAIALIHVHFMAGNRSYIHKKLVNSLKKGGFFILEAFSRGQLKYDSGGPADKSMLYDIGELKEDFSDLEIETLYKQEVNLDEGLCHRGAASVIRLVACKK; the protein is encoded by the coding sequence ATGAGAGAATTCTGGGAGGAAAGGTACAAAAACAGGGATTATGTTTACGGAGACAAACCAAATGTCTTTTTCAAGACCTTCATCGATGGGGTGGAACCCGGCAGAATACTGCTGCCGGCTGAGGGTGAGGGCCGTAATGCCGTTTATGCAGCCAATAAGGGCTGGGATGTTAATGCATTTGATTTCAGCCTTAATGCGAGGAATAAGGCTCTTGAGCTTGCCAGGAGGGAGGGGGTGAGCATTGAGTACCTTGTTGCAGATATTGAGTTTCACGAGCTTGGTGAGGAGATGTATGATGCAATAGCGCTTATACATGTACATTTCATGGCCGGAAACAGATCATACATTCATAAGAAGCTTGTAAACTCACTAAAGAAAGGGGGGTTCTTCATACTGGAGGCTTTCTCCAGGGGGCAGCTTAAGTATGACAGCGGGGGGCCGGCTGACAAATCGATGCTGTATGATATCGGCGAGCTGAAGGAGGATTTCAGTGATCTTGAAATTGAGACCTTATACAAGCAGGAGGTTAATCTGGATGAGGGTTTGTGCCACAGGGGGGCTGCCAGCGTAATAAGGCTGGTGGCATGTAAAAAATGA